From the Natrarchaeobaculum aegyptiacum genome, one window contains:
- a CDS encoding transporter substrate-binding domain-containing protein has product MVDQTRQFDRRTYLKLSGAAGITTVGLAGCLQDADDGDDDTADGGDDDENNEIVAGTAPGFEPFEMVIDGELVGFDIDLLEAVIDETEYELAGWQEIEFDGLIPSLENENIDVIAAAMTITEEREETIAFSDPYYSADQTVLVQTGGDVQPAELADLEGHNVGAQSGTTGEGIVEDELIGEGLIDEGDYDSYDNYVLAIEELERGTLDAIVIDEPVAESFADDRDVEIAFTFETGEEYGFGVRQGEDDLQQALSEGITAVRESSQYDDITREWFDE; this is encoded by the coding sequence ATGGTGGACCAGACGAGACAATTCGACAGGCGGACGTACCTGAAACTATCCGGTGCAGCAGGTATCACAACGGTCGGCCTGGCTGGCTGTCTTCAGGACGCAGACGACGGTGACGACGATACAGCCGATGGCGGTGACGACGACGAAAACAACGAGATCGTCGCCGGCACGGCACCCGGCTTCGAGCCGTTCGAGATGGTCATCGACGGCGAACTCGTCGGCTTCGACATCGACCTGCTCGAGGCGGTGATCGACGAGACCGAGTACGAACTCGCCGGCTGGCAGGAGATCGAGTTCGACGGCCTGATCCCCTCTCTCGAGAACGAGAACATCGACGTCATCGCGGCGGCGATGACGATCACCGAGGAGCGCGAGGAGACGATCGCGTTCAGCGACCCGTACTACAGCGCAGACCAGACGGTGCTCGTCCAGACCGGCGGGGACGTCCAGCCCGCGGAACTGGCCGACCTCGAGGGCCACAACGTCGGCGCTCAGTCAGGGACGACCGGCGAGGGGATCGTCGAGGACGAACTGATCGGGGAGGGACTGATCGACGAGGGCGACTACGATTCGTACGACAACTACGTCCTCGCGATCGAGGAACTCGAGCGTGGGACTCTCGACGCGATCGTCATCGACGAACCGGTCGCCGAGTCGTTCGCGGACGACCGCGACGTCGAGATCGCGTTCACGTTCGAGACCGGCGAAGAGTACGGCTTCGGCGTCCGACAGGGCGAGGACGACCTCCAGCAGGCACTGAGCGAGGGGATCACGGCCGTCCGGGAGTCGAGCCAGTACGACGACATCACCCGGGAGTGGTTCGACGAGTAA
- a CDS encoding DUF5828 family protein, producing MEESISGFKVRGDWADVVEHGERITRALRDAGVHDPGGTHAERFVDAFEEWDEWRPKAHETLEADVNEKTAEQAHVEEGKGEKAGKGPDEDIKTAGEKLSESYEQLEEDDPEGAVDNWKESIDYVARAADSAGRKALRRVEDTVYQNVMTQLAPYYFDNELVSANIQQSARGADNGEQFVFEVNVNDDALKDDVSDRLAEFDDEVDRWHVEVEKDTDAAEAIEGAEPPPEPDDTSKSTTN from the coding sequence ATGGAAGAGAGCATCTCGGGATTCAAAGTCCGCGGCGACTGGGCCGACGTCGTCGAACACGGCGAGCGGATCACGCGCGCGCTGCGCGACGCCGGCGTTCACGACCCCGGTGGCACCCACGCCGAGCGCTTCGTCGACGCCTTCGAGGAGTGGGACGAGTGGCGACCCAAGGCCCACGAGACCCTCGAGGCCGACGTCAACGAGAAGACCGCAGAGCAGGCCCACGTCGAGGAAGGGAAAGGAGAGAAAGCCGGCAAGGGACCAGACGAGGACATCAAGACCGCCGGCGAGAAGCTCTCTGAATCCTACGAACAGCTCGAGGAGGACGACCCGGAGGGAGCAGTCGACAACTGGAAGGAGTCGATCGACTACGTCGCGCGGGCGGCCGACTCCGCGGGTCGAAAGGCACTGCGCCGGGTCGAGGACACCGTCTACCAGAACGTGATGACCCAGCTCGCTCCGTACTACTTCGACAACGAACTGGTGAGTGCGAACATCCAGCAGTCGGCTCGTGGCGCTGACAACGGCGAACAGTTCGTCTTCGAGGTCAACGTCAACGACGACGCCCTGAAAGACGACGTCTCCGATCGACTCGCCGAATTCGACGACGAAGTCGACCGCTGGCACGTCGAGGTCGAAAAGGATACCGACGCCGCGGAAGCGATCGAGGGTGCCGAACCACCGCCGGAGCCCGACGACACCTCGAAGTCGACGACGAACTGA
- a CDS encoding N-acyl homoserine lactonase family protein, with amino-acid sequence MVDATLTPVERGTITTDANNVLEGAVQGTAADPNPDLLLGDGPVYNLVIEHPEATILWDTGSHPEADAGHWPADLYDAFEHTGLRPLEDDLADAGYDLEEIDAVIQSHLHLDHAGGLSAFAGTDVPIYVHERELKYAYYSAKTDAGDEAYIAGDFDHDLAWQVVHGDREYLHDGLEFLHLPGHTPGLLGVVLEADGAGTVILAGDLAYSRTNYEDEHPMGGSLLWSKRHWLESVRTVTDLERRHDATVICGHDEADLERLRTLE; translated from the coding sequence ATGGTCGACGCGACCCTCACGCCGGTCGAGCGCGGCACGATCACCACCGACGCCAACAACGTCCTCGAGGGGGCTGTCCAGGGAACGGCCGCCGATCCGAACCCGGATCTCCTGCTGGGCGACGGCCCGGTCTACAACCTCGTGATCGAACACCCCGAGGCGACGATCCTCTGGGACACCGGCTCCCACCCCGAGGCCGACGCGGGCCACTGGCCCGCCGACCTCTACGATGCCTTCGAACACACCGGCCTCCGGCCGCTCGAGGACGACCTCGCAGACGCTGGGTACGACCTCGAGGAGATCGACGCGGTGATCCAGAGTCACCTGCACCTCGACCACGCGGGCGGTCTCTCCGCCTTCGCTGGCACCGACGTCCCGATCTACGTCCACGAGCGCGAACTGAAGTACGCCTACTACAGCGCCAAGACCGACGCGGGCGACGAGGCCTACATTGCCGGCGACTTCGACCACGACCTCGCGTGGCAGGTCGTCCACGGTGACCGCGAGTATCTCCACGACGGCCTCGAGTTCCTCCACCTGCCGGGCCACACGCCGGGTCTCCTCGGGGTCGTGCTCGAGGCGGACGGCGCGGGAACCGTGATCCTCGCGGGCGACCTCGCGTACTCGCGGACGAACTACGAGGACGAACACCCGATGGGTGGCAGCCTGCTCTGGAGCAAACGCCACTGGCTCGAGAGCGTGCGAACCGTCACAGACCTCGAGCGCCGCCACGACGCGACCGTGATCTGCGGACACGACGAGGCTGATCTCGAGCGGTTGCGAACCCTCGAGTAG
- a CDS encoding amino acid ABC transporter permease, translating into MSVSKGLGLERLRASSVDLEQRLLVGALALFWAWLLVRWVYDFALSRTGFGPGEGEPFLSSAPLEAVAETLEGSVIALGPVHIPLEWPAAFVDGLALAIDIGPALATGAWYTVVITSVAIVLGFFIAVPVAVLRVYGGPFRWLSLTYTELIRGTPLLAQLFVLYYTPYLPIWLNDMEVVGHGFVPDYAFWIAIIGFTINGSAYQAEYIRGALESVDDGQLTAARAIGLSKLEGIRHVVLPQTLRYAIPAWTNELVYLIKYSSLAGFITVPELYYRASRIASSTFEYTPIFTLLAIVYIGIVLSATNLMDRVERRVAVPGIGSADGRQQGTTE; encoded by the coding sequence ATGAGCGTCTCGAAGGGCCTCGGCCTCGAACGGCTCCGCGCCTCGAGCGTCGACCTCGAGCAACGCCTGTTAGTGGGTGCGCTCGCTCTCTTCTGGGCCTGGTTGCTCGTTCGCTGGGTGTACGACTTCGCGCTCTCTCGCACGGGGTTTGGCCCCGGCGAGGGCGAGCCGTTTCTCTCGTCGGCACCGCTCGAGGCCGTCGCCGAGACGCTCGAGGGGTCGGTGATCGCGCTCGGTCCCGTTCACATCCCGCTCGAGTGGCCCGCCGCGTTCGTCGACGGGCTCGCACTCGCGATCGACATCGGCCCTGCGCTGGCGACCGGTGCGTGGTACACGGTCGTCATCACGTCGGTCGCGATCGTCCTCGGCTTCTTCATCGCCGTGCCGGTAGCGGTGCTCCGGGTCTACGGCGGCCCGTTCCGGTGGCTCTCGCTCACCTACACCGAACTGATCCGTGGGACGCCGCTGCTCGCCCAGCTGTTCGTCCTCTACTACACGCCGTACCTGCCGATCTGGCTCAACGACATGGAGGTCGTCGGCCATGGGTTCGTCCCCGACTACGCCTTCTGGATCGCCATCATCGGCTTCACGATCAACGGCTCGGCCTATCAGGCCGAGTACATCCGTGGGGCTTTAGAGAGCGTCGACGACGGACAGCTGACCGCCGCGCGGGCGATCGGCCTCTCGAAACTCGAGGGCATTCGCCACGTCGTGCTTCCACAGACGCTCCGGTACGCGATTCCGGCGTGGACGAACGAACTGGTCTACCTGATCAAGTACTCCTCGCTGGCCGGATTCATCACGGTGCCAGAACTGTACTACCGGGCGAGCAGGATCGCCTCGTCGACGTTCGAGTACACGCCGATCTTCACGCTGCTGGCCATCGTCTACATCGGAATCGTCCTCTCGGCGACGAACCTGATGGACCGCGTCGAGCGCCGCGTCGCCGTCCCCGGGATCGGCAGTGCCGACGGACGGCAGCAGGGCACGACGGAGTGA
- a CDS encoding helix-turn-helix domain-containing protein, protein MITASLQIRLPEETWLAAVSTTYPSATFRLLTGIRTGETAVELGEVVADDPIAVSETIAAQPSIVHYERLEATDDRGLAKYETTETRLYEFIEASSLPPEFPIVARDGWYELDFTGTQDQLDQLRAGLEALDRSYELLSIVQTREANDLLTERQREVLEAAFRAGYFEVPRECTLEELAADLEVDKSTASGILRRGERRVLQRVLSGAR, encoded by the coding sequence ATGATCACGGCATCGCTACAGATTCGATTACCCGAGGAGACGTGGCTCGCAGCGGTGTCGACCACGTACCCGAGTGCGACCTTTCGCCTCCTGACAGGGATCCGGACCGGGGAGACCGCGGTCGAGCTTGGCGAGGTCGTCGCCGACGATCCGATCGCCGTCTCGGAGACGATCGCTGCCCAGCCGTCGATCGTCCACTACGAACGCCTCGAGGCGACCGACGATCGCGGGCTCGCGAAGTACGAAACGACAGAGACTCGACTCTACGAGTTCATCGAAGCGTCGTCGTTGCCACCGGAGTTCCCGATCGTCGCTCGCGATGGCTGGTACGAACTGGACTTTACCGGCACGCAGGACCAACTCGATCAGCTCCGCGCCGGCCTCGAGGCGCTCGACCGATCGTACGAACTCCTCTCGATCGTCCAGACCCGGGAGGCGAACGACCTGCTTACAGAGCGACAGCGAGAGGTGCTCGAGGCTGCGTTTCGGGCTGGCTACTTCGAGGTCCCGCGGGAGTGTACGCTCGAGGAGCTTGCTGCGGACCTCGAGGTCGACAAATCGACAGCGAGCGGCATCCTTCGGCGCGGCGAACGGCGAGTGCTGCAGCGAGTGCTGTCGGGCGCTCGGTGA
- a CDS encoding inorganic phosphate transporter — protein sequence MVEIATIATFLIAAVASMFMAWAIGAGSSGSTPFAPAVGANAISVMRAGFLVGILGFAGAVLQGMNVSETMGEDLIGGVVLSPSAATIALVIAATLVAIGIFTGYPIATAFTATGAVIGVGLAMGGDPAWSTYTEIAAMWILTPFVGIALAYVIARALRDEPLPERYVMIGLAGLVGLLVANIEFAVLGSDGDGASLAETIGSLLPVPAVVGIVIGTVGMILLWVVPTALAVRNDPERAQRRFLLVMGGLVAFSAGGSQVGLAIGPLVPLSGDIGLPMLALLFGGGVGLLVGSWTGAPRMIKAISQDYSSLGPRRSIAALIPSFAIAQAAVLFGIPVSFNEIIVSAIIGSGYAASGSGGGVSARKMGYTVLAWIASLTGAILIAFTGYWTFSLAVSSLF from the coding sequence ATGGTCGAGATCGCGACGATCGCGACGTTCCTGATCGCCGCCGTCGCCAGCATGTTCATGGCGTGGGCGATCGGGGCGGGCTCGAGTGGGTCGACGCCGTTCGCGCCGGCGGTCGGGGCCAACGCGATATCTGTGATGCGGGCAGGGTTTCTGGTCGGCATCCTCGGATTCGCCGGTGCGGTGCTCCAGGGGATGAACGTCTCCGAGACGATGGGCGAAGACCTGATCGGTGGGGTGGTCCTCTCGCCGTCGGCGGCGACGATCGCGCTCGTCATCGCGGCGACGCTCGTGGCGATCGGGATCTTCACTGGCTACCCGATAGCGACGGCGTTCACGGCGACCGGGGCCGTCATCGGCGTCGGACTCGCCATGGGTGGGGACCCGGCGTGGTCGACCTACACGGAGATCGCCGCGATGTGGATTCTCACGCCCTTCGTCGGGATCGCACTCGCCTACGTCATCGCTCGAGCGCTCCGTGACGAACCCCTCCCGGAGCGCTACGTGATGATCGGACTGGCTGGGCTCGTCGGCTTGCTCGTCGCCAACATCGAGTTCGCGGTGCTCGGGTCGGACGGCGATGGGGCGTCGCTGGCGGAAACGATTGGCTCGCTGTTACCGGTTCCCGCCGTCGTCGGCATCGTGATCGGGACCGTGGGGATGATCCTCCTGTGGGTCGTTCCGACGGCGCTGGCGGTGCGCAACGATCCGGAACGCGCCCAGCGACGGTTCCTGCTGGTGATGGGTGGACTCGTTGCGTTCTCCGCGGGCGGCAGTCAGGTCGGGCTGGCGATCGGCCCGCTCGTGCCCCTATCCGGCGACATCGGCTTGCCGATGCTCGCGTTGCTCTTCGGCGGCGGCGTCGGACTCCTCGTTGGCTCGTGGACCGGCGCTCCCCGGATGATCAAGGCGATCTCACAGGACTACTCCTCGCTCGGCCCACGCCGGTCGATCGCCGCGCTCATCCCCTCGTTCGCGATCGCGCAGGCAGCGGTGCTCTTTGGCATCCCGGTCTCGTTCAACGAGATCATCGTCAGCGCGATCATCGGCAGTGGGTACGCCGCGAGTGGCTCCGGCGGGGGCGTCAGTGCCCGCAAGATGGGCTACACCGTCCTCGCGTGGATCGCCTCGCTGACGGGCGCAATCCTCATCGCCTTTACCGGCTACTGGACGTTCTCACTCGCAGTCTCGTCGCTCTTCTAG
- a CDS encoding MBL fold metallo-hydrolase, which translates to MDRITLGNDEFEGLNDAYVLERDSGDELALVDTGVSTPEVREQLEKGLAARGYEFSDVDAIVLTHYHVDHAGLAGEIQSAGDATVYVHEADAPLVAQAEGVEDELEARREERFDQWAVPADAREELLAFAEAAIHLKGEPADVTPIEDGEVLEVAGHRLETIHTPGHTAGHCSYELDGGAEAFVGDALLPVYTPNIGGADVRVDRPLQTYRETLERLLERDYDRVWPGHRDPIEEPAERAREILEHHEERSARVREILAEYGPCDAWTVSAHLFGDLSGVHILHGPGEAFAHLDHLAHEGVCSFDAATGEYALE; encoded by the coding sequence ATGGACCGCATCACGCTGGGTAACGACGAGTTCGAGGGCCTGAACGACGCCTACGTTCTCGAGCGCGACTCCGGTGACGAACTCGCGCTGGTGGACACGGGCGTCTCGACGCCCGAGGTGCGCGAGCAACTCGAGAAGGGGCTGGCCGCCAGAGGCTACGAGTTTTCCGACGTCGACGCGATCGTTCTCACCCACTACCACGTCGATCACGCCGGGCTGGCGGGCGAGATCCAGTCGGCGGGTGATGCGACCGTCTACGTCCACGAGGCAGACGCCCCGCTGGTCGCCCAGGCCGAGGGGGTCGAGGACGAACTCGAGGCGCGCCGTGAGGAACGGTTCGACCAGTGGGCCGTCCCCGCGGATGCGCGGGAAGAACTCCTCGCGTTCGCCGAGGCCGCGATCCACCTCAAGGGCGAGCCCGCCGACGTGACTCCCATCGAAGACGGTGAGGTACTCGAGGTGGCGGGCCACCGACTCGAGACGATCCACACGCCCGGTCACACCGCTGGTCACTGCAGCTACGAACTCGACGGCGGCGCGGAAGCGTTCGTCGGGGATGCCCTGCTGCCGGTCTACACGCCCAACATCGGTGGGGCGGACGTCCGCGTGGATCGTCCGCTCCAGACCTACCGGGAGACGCTCGAACGACTCCTCGAACGTGACTACGACCGGGTCTGGCCGGGTCACCGCGATCCGATCGAGGAGCCAGCCGAGCGAGCGCGGGAGATCCTCGAGCACCACGAGGAGCGGTCGGCACGGGTCCGCGAGATACTCGCCGAGTACGGCCCCTGTGACGCCTGGACGGTCAGCGCCCACCTCTTCGGCGACCTCTCGGGCGTTCACATCCTCCACGGTCCCGGAGAGGCGTTCGCCCACCTCGACCACCTGGCCCACGAGGGCGTCTGTTCGTTCGACGCGGCGACTGGCGAGTACGCCCTCGAGTGA
- the gatB gene encoding Asp-tRNA(Asn)/Glu-tRNA(Gln) amidotransferase subunit GatB gives MTAQTVQQGDLVTVIGLEVHVQLETDTKIFCGCSTEQTDEPNEHVCPVCLGLPGALPVINEAAVEAAVKIGKAIDADIPEETRFHRKNYFYPDLPKNFQITQYDEPICADGELEVAVEGTRRTITIERAHLEEDPGSLQHVGGGIDTADYTLVNYNRAGTPLMEIVTAPDFRSPGEVRAFLAELEEVLEYLGVFDAARDGSLRVDANLSIIPDEEIDGDDVDEIGDEALEAANRTEVKNISSHKGAEKALAYEETRQRNAIQRGRAVEQETRHWDEARGITVSMRSKEAEKDYRYFREADLPPLRVSHWKDEIAIPELPSARRERFQEEYDLSEEAASKLTSTKQVADFYEDVAQEFDPDLAATWVADELLGELNYRDMEITDLEGRLEEVHRLVELVADEAITAKNAREVVLRTMLDEGDEPDAIVEAEGLGKTDADEVQVAVKEAIEENPGAVSDYESGDDGAINFLVGQVMQKTGGSADPGDVNQLLRAELEG, from the coding sequence ATGACTGCCCAGACCGTCCAGCAGGGCGACCTCGTGACCGTCATCGGCCTCGAGGTGCACGTCCAGCTGGAGACCGACACGAAGATCTTCTGTGGCTGTTCGACCGAACAGACCGACGAGCCCAACGAGCACGTCTGCCCGGTCTGTCTCGGCCTGCCCGGTGCGCTCCCGGTGATAAACGAGGCCGCCGTCGAGGCTGCCGTCAAGATCGGCAAGGCGATCGACGCCGACATCCCGGAGGAGACGCGCTTTCACCGGAAGAACTACTTCTACCCCGATCTGCCGAAGAACTTCCAGATCACCCAGTACGACGAGCCAATCTGTGCCGACGGCGAACTCGAGGTGGCAGTCGAGGGCACCCGTCGGACGATCACGATCGAGCGCGCGCACTTAGAAGAGGACCCGGGGAGCCTCCAGCACGTCGGCGGCGGGATCGATACCGCCGACTACACGCTCGTGAACTACAACCGCGCGGGGACGCCGCTGATGGAGATCGTCACCGCGCCGGACTTCCGCAGCCCAGGCGAGGTCAGGGCCTTCCTCGCCGAACTCGAGGAGGTCCTCGAGTATCTGGGCGTGTTCGACGCCGCCCGCGACGGCAGCCTGCGCGTCGACGCTAACCTCTCGATCATCCCCGACGAAGAGATCGACGGCGATGACGTCGACGAGATCGGCGACGAAGCACTCGAGGCCGCAAACCGGACGGAGGTCAAGAACATCTCGAGTCACAAGGGTGCAGAGAAGGCGCTGGCCTACGAGGAGACTCGCCAGAGAAACGCCATCCAGCGCGGGCGCGCGGTCGAACAGGAGACCCGCCACTGGGACGAGGCCCGCGGGATCACGGTTTCGATGCGTTCGAAAGAAGCGGAGAAAGATTACCGGTACTTCCGTGAGGCCGACCTGCCACCGCTGCGGGTCTCTCACTGGAAAGACGAGATTGCGATTCCAGAACTGCCCTCTGCTCGTCGCGAGCGGTTCCAGGAGGAGTACGACCTGAGCGAGGAGGCCGCCTCGAAGCTGACCTCGACCAAGCAGGTCGCGGACTTCTACGAGGACGTCGCCCAGGAGTTCGACCCGGACCTCGCGGCGACCTGGGTCGCCGACGAACTGCTCGGCGAACTCAACTACCGCGACATGGAAATTACGGACCTCGAGGGGCGACTCGAGGAGGTTCACCGACTCGTCGAACTCGTCGCCGACGAGGCGATCACGGCCAAGAACGCCAGAGAAGTGGTCCTCCGGACGATGCTCGACGAGGGCGACGAGCCCGACGCGATCGTCGAGGCCGAAGGACTCGGCAAGACCGACGCCGACGAGGTGCAGGTGGCCGTCAAGGAAGCCATCGAGGAGAATCCGGGTGCTGTCTCCGACTACGAGTCCGGCGACGACGGCGCGATCAACTTCCTCGTGGGACAGGTCATGCAAAAGACCGGGGGCAGTGCCGACCCCGGTGACGTGAACCAGTTGCTGCGTGCGGAACTCGAGGGGTAG
- a CDS encoding amino acid ABC transporter permease: MAGELVVPSTVVAALSLWSAITGVAASTAFDPSLLSTAAVPLEASLLEEYATTYLGEDWESAVDNVEFVLDNADYLLWGAAITVALTLTSILLGFLAGFPAGAIEVYGSGYSRAFVRKAGVLIRGTPILVIMIFTYFVLPIGPILDAAEFVRRALEVMFASTPVPVPAEVPEAFLAATLALGFRSAAYQSQIFRGALQSIDDGQMEAARSIGMSRLEAIRHVMVPQAMRRSVPGFQNEFTIVLKDTSIAFAIGLGELLKRGHDLFIQETSAVLEVIVFISLVYFVLTFGTNRLLDYLSHRFAIPGETA; encoded by the coding sequence ATGGCAGGTGAACTCGTCGTACCGTCTACCGTCGTCGCGGCGCTTTCGCTGTGGTCGGCGATCACCGGGGTTGCCGCGTCGACGGCGTTCGACCCCTCACTGCTCTCGACAGCGGCCGTGCCGCTCGAGGCCTCGCTGCTCGAGGAGTACGCCACGACCTATCTCGGCGAAGACTGGGAGTCCGCCGTCGATAACGTGGAGTTCGTCCTCGACAACGCAGACTACCTGTTGTGGGGGGCGGCGATCACGGTCGCCCTGACGCTGACGAGCATCCTGCTCGGCTTTCTCGCTGGCTTCCCCGCGGGGGCGATCGAGGTGTACGGGTCGGGGTACTCACGGGCGTTCGTCAGGAAAGCCGGCGTCCTGATCCGGGGCACGCCGATCCTGGTGATCATGATCTTTACGTACTTCGTGCTCCCGATCGGTCCCATCCTCGACGCGGCCGAATTCGTCCGACGTGCACTCGAGGTGATGTTCGCATCGACGCCGGTTCCCGTGCCGGCGGAAGTCCCCGAGGCGTTCCTCGCGGCGACGCTCGCGCTCGGCTTCCGCAGCGCGGCCTACCAGTCACAGATCTTTCGCGGAGCACTCCAGAGCATCGACGACGGCCAGATGGAGGCCGCCCGCTCGATCGGGATGAGCCGACTCGAGGCGATCCGACACGTGATGGTCCCCCAGGCGATGCGTCGGAGCGTCCCCGGCTTCCAGAACGAGTTCACGATCGTGCTGAAAGACACGTCGATCGCGTTTGCGATCGGCCTCGGCGAACTGCTCAAGCGCGGCCACGACCTCTTCATTCAGGAGACGTCGGCCGTGCTGGAAGTAATCGTCTTCATCAGCCTGGTCTACTTCGTGCTGACCTTCGGCACGAACCGGCTGCTCGACTACCTGAGCCACAGATTCGCGATTCCGGGTGAGACAGCGTGA
- a CDS encoding ATP-binding cassette domain-containing protein, with protein MLRIDDVYKSYGDERVLHGVSLEIGRGDVEVLVGPSGSGKSTLLRCLNRLTEVDEGHIFLGDVEVTGDTDPDEIRQQIGMVFQDINLFAHLTARKNVMLGLQKVRGMGEAEARDRADAELARVGLGDQADSYPAQLSGGQKQRVGIARALAMDPKVMLFDEPTSALDPELSNEVLAVMRELVDDGMTMVVVTHEMRFARGAASSISFLEGGEIVERGPPDRMFDDPRHERTKRFFESISHD; from the coding sequence CTGTTGCGGATCGACGACGTCTACAAGTCCTACGGCGACGAGCGCGTCCTCCACGGCGTCTCCCTCGAGATCGGCCGCGGCGACGTCGAGGTGCTCGTCGGCCCCAGCGGCAGCGGCAAGTCGACGCTGTTGCGGTGTCTCAACCGCCTGACGGAGGTCGACGAGGGGCACATCTTCCTCGGCGACGTCGAGGTGACCGGCGACACCGACCCGGACGAGATCCGCCAGCAGATCGGGATGGTGTTCCAGGACATCAACCTCTTCGCGCACCTCACTGCTCGCAAGAACGTCATGCTCGGCCTGCAGAAGGTCCGCGGAATGGGCGAGGCGGAGGCGCGCGACCGCGCAGACGCCGAACTCGCGCGCGTCGGACTGGGGGATCAGGCCGACTCCTACCCGGCACAGCTGTCGGGCGGACAGAAACAGCGCGTCGGCATCGCCCGCGCACTCGCGATGGACCCCAAGGTGATGCTGTTCGACGAACCGACGAGCGCACTCGATCCCGAACTCAGCAACGAGGTGCTCGCGGTCATGCGCGAACTCGTCGACGATGGGATGACGATGGTCGTCGTCACCCACGAGATGCGCTTCGCCCGCGGGGCCGCCTCGAGCATCTCCTTCCTCGAGGGCGGCGAGATCGTCGAACGCGGCCCGCCGGACCGGATGTTCGACGACCCCAGACACGAGCGAACGAAGCGGTTCTTCGAGAGCATCAGCCATGACTGA
- a CDS encoding acyl-CoA thioesterase encodes MDEDLAETPTHDTGSIETDDPAIDPTPDFEPLFEHRVRFAETDMQGVVFYGEYFTFQDEAVSEFFRQLEHSHDEQVKDGWQVHVVNASLDYRDTSTFGDVLTNELRVAEIGTSSLTFDHRVVREDGTVVAEGTVTHVAVDVETERPTPIPDAFREAVAAFQNG; translated from the coding sequence ATGGACGAAGACCTGGCAGAGACACCCACACACGATACCGGATCGATCGAAACCGACGACCCGGCCATCGACCCGACACCCGACTTCGAGCCGCTGTTCGAACACCGTGTCCGGTTTGCCGAGACTGACATGCAGGGTGTCGTCTTCTACGGCGAGTACTTCACCTTTCAGGACGAGGCCGTCTCGGAGTTCTTCCGCCAGCTCGAGCACAGCCACGACGAGCAGGTCAAAGACGGCTGGCAGGTCCACGTCGTCAACGCCTCCCTCGACTATCGCGACACGTCGACCTTCGGCGACGTGCTCACCAACGAGTTGCGCGTCGCCGAGATCGGGACCTCGAGTCTCACGTTCGACCACCGGGTCGTTCGCGAGGACGGAACGGTCGTCGCCGAGGGAACCGTGACCCACGTTGCCGTCGACGTCGAGACCGAGCGGCCGACGCCGATTCCCGACGCGTTCCGGGAGGCAGTCGCAGCGTTCCAGAACGGGTAA
- a CDS encoding transporter, whose translation MVRLSTIVILAGIVLLFVPIPPIATISGALVIALGLVLRFALDK comes from the coding sequence ATGGTCAGGCTCTCGACGATCGTGATCCTCGCCGGGATCGTCCTGCTGTTCGTTCCGATCCCGCCGATCGCGACGATCTCCGGCGCGCTCGTCATCGCGCTCGGGCTCGTCCTCCGGTTCGCACTCGACAAATGA